A stretch of the Vigna radiata var. radiata cultivar VC1973A chromosome 7, Vradiata_ver6, whole genome shotgun sequence genome encodes the following:
- the LOC106766603 gene encoding aspartic proteinase CDR1-like produces the protein MSRSSTLVLIVLLSVHSISSLEAHRGGFSVEIIHRDSSKSPLHRPTETQFQRVANAVGRSINRANHFNQNTPRANITQDDGEYLLSYSVGTPPFQVYGIADTGSDINWLQCKPCKPCYNQTSPIFEPSKSSTYRRLSYSSRICKSVKGTTRDGDNCEYTISYGDGSMSQGDLSEDIFTLDSTNGSSIQFPRTVIGCGRRNTVSYEGKSSGVLGLGRGPVSLISQLGSSIGGKFSYCLAPTSNTSSRLNFGDAAVVSGKGTVSTPIISRGPVFYYLTLEAFSVGNKRIKFGSSSSESDGEGNIIIDSGTTLTLLPDDVYSKLESAVAHEVKLKRVKSPNRQLSLCFESSFDDLKAPVITAHFRGADVKLNAVNTFVEVEERVVCLAFTSNNLSIFGNLAQMNLLVSYDLEKERVSFKPTDCTNQ, from the coding sequence ATGTCACGTTCCTCAACCCTAGTTCTTATTGTTCTGCTGTCTGTTCACAGCATCTCTTCCTTAGAGGCTCACAGAGGAGGGTTCAGTGTGGAAATCATCCACCGTGACTCATCAAAATCACCGTTGCATCGTCCCACAGAAACTCAATTCCAACGAGTTGCTAATGCTGTGGGTCGTTCCATTAATCGTGCCAATCATTTCAACCAAAACACGCCTAGGGCCAATATAACCCAAGATGATGGTGAATACCTTTTGAGCTATTCAGTTGGAACCCCACCATTTCAAGTTTATGGTATTGCTGATACAGGAAGTGACATAAATTGGTTGCAGTGTAAACCTTGTAAACCCTGTTACAACCAAACCAGTCCAATATTTGAGCCTTCAAAATCCAGCACATACAGACGCCTTTCTTACTCTTCTAGAATATGTAAATCAGTGAAAGGTACCACTAGAGATGGAGACAATTGTGAATATACCATTTCCTATGGTGATGGGTCAATGTCACAAGGAGATCTTAGTGAGGATATCTTCACTTTAGACTCCACCAATGGCTCTTCAATCCAATTTCCAAGAACTGTCATAGGATGTGGACGAAGGAACACTGTGTCCTATGAAGGGAAAAGCTCTGGTGTACTTGGCCTTGGAAGAGGACCTGTGTCCTTGATATCTCAATTGGGTTCTTCAATTGGTGGAAAATTTTCCTATTGTTTGGCACCAACGTCTAATACTTCTAGCAGACTCAACTTTGGAGACGCTGCTGTGGTTTCTGGGAAAGGGACTGTATCAACTCCAATAATCTCACGTGGACCAGTATTTTACTACCTAACATTGGAAGCATTCAGTGTTGGAAACAAGAGAATAAAGTTCGGAAGCTCCTCGTCTGAATCTGATGGAGAGGGAAATATCATAATTGACTCAGGTACAACACTCACTCTTCTGCCAGATGATGTTTACTCAAAGCTGGAATCAGCAGTGGCACATGAAGTTAAGTTAAAACGTGTTAAGAGTCCAAATAGGCAGTTGAGCCTTTGCTTTGAAAGCAGTTTTGATGATCTGAAAGCACCAGTGATCACGGCACATTTTAGAGGTGCAGATGTGAAGTTAAATGCTGTCAACACATTTGTTGAAGTGGAAGAAAGGGTAGTGTGCTTAGCTTTCACGTCAAATAACCTTTCGATCTTTGGGAACTTGGCTCAGATGAACCTTTTGGTTAGCTATGACCTAGAAAAGGAAAGAGTCTCCTTCAAACCCACAGACTGTACTAACCAGTGA